In the Triticum aestivum cultivar Chinese Spring chromosome 2B, IWGSC CS RefSeq v2.1, whole genome shotgun sequence genome, TCGCTAAACAGATCACCCAAAATCTTGGCACAGCTTTCATCCATTTCTCCAAATAATATCAAAGTTTGCAAGTGCCGAACATCCATTCTCATCTCCGGTTCTCTCAGTTCAGTCTTAAATTTTTCAGCAGACATTGCATTACCATCGTCTATGATTATAGACAAGTGACGGATTCCTGAAGGAATGTATAACGATCCCGCATTAGAGAGATGCAAAGTAAGGCACTCATGAGATGCAACCTTCAATGCTAAATCATGTAGCAGGTCATCCATAACAAAATACAGACGGCCATCGGTCTCTTTTTCTTTGAAAAATCCATGCATGACCAGATCATTTATATTCCTCAAGCCTACATCTTCAAGTGTTTGGTTTCCGCCAGCACATTGTAAGATATCTAATCCTATCCACAAGTTCATGAGTTGGCTGCTGCTGAAATGGAAATCTTCAGGAAACAATCCACAATAGGTAAAACATTGTTGCTGATCGAAAGGGAGATGGTCATAGCTAAGTGTCAAGGCAGCCATGTCACTGATATTGGTCTGTCTCTCCCTTTGACCGGTGATGATGGGATTTCTCTGGGCAATATCTGGGAGAGTGTTACGGTCACAACTCTGAAGAATCTGGGTAACGTCCATACGCACACACCGCAGTTGCATCTTGTACTTCTCCAGGTTTGCCAGGGCTGGCAGCAGAGCAGCAAGCGGGTAAACATGCCAATTTGCCTACAGATTCATGGTAGTTTGCAGCGTCGGACGTGTCATGGAGCTCGTCCTGGATGCGGAAGTAGTCAAGCTCGTCAACTAAGTTCCCAGCATTCTGCGCCGAGTCCCGCAGCTTCCCCAGCAGGTCCTCCATCGCCGCGCCACCGATCAGCTTGCGGCTAGCGGTTTCGAGCGTGGCCTGCACGAGCAGGAGTTCCATTCTCAGGGCCTTGATGTTGAGATCGAAGTTTTTGGTGGTATCCCAAGCCTCCAGCAAGCCATCGGAAAGGGGGGCTAGCACCTTGGCCACATCATGTATGATGTTACTCACGAGATCGTCCCTCCTGTATAATCTTGGCTCCATAATTTGACCGGTGATGACAGGATTTCTCTGGGCAATATGTTCGACAATCTTACTGTGACAACTCTGCAGAATCTTGGTAACCTCCATACGCACAGGCCACAGTTGCTCTACAATGTCCTTCATTCTTCGAGAGAAGTCAACCCTGTCAAACATCAGCATTGGTGCTTCTTCCGCGTGCTCTATCTGTGGTGAACCAGAAAGAGGTGATTTACCAGAATCATCATCATGAGCATGTGGGGAAGATGAGCAAGACAGGAATTGACCGAGTTTGGGCATGCATCCGCTGGGTAAACATGACAGTTTGCCTACAGATTTAGTGGTGCGCCGAACATCGGGGACAAGGTCGTGAACGCCATCCTTGGCATGGTTGTCCACAGCGACGGATGGGCCATGGAGCTCATCCTGGGTGCGGAAGTATACAAGCTCATCAATCAAGTTCCCGGCCTTGTGCGCCGAGTCCCGCAGATTCCCCAGCAGCTCCTCCATCGCCGGGCCACAGATCTGCTTGTGGCTGGCGGTTTCAAGCGTCGCCTGCACGAGCAGCAGCTCCATTCTCAGGGCCTTGATGTTGAGACCCAAGTAGTTGGTGGCACCCCAAGCCTCCAGCGTGCCATTGGCAAGGGGGGCTAGCACCTTGGTCACATCACGTATGATGTTACTCACGAGATCGTCCTTCCTGTATGTATCTATTGGCTCCATAATTTGACCGGTGATGACGGGACGAATCTGGGCAATATCTTGGACAGTCCTACGGTCACAAGCTTGCAGAATCTTGGTAACCTCCATACGCACAGGCTGCAGCTGCTCTACAAtgtccttgcttcttcgagagaaTTCAACCCTATCAAACATCAGCCGTGGTGCTTCTTCCGCGTGCTCTATCTGCGGCGAACCAGAAAGAGTCGATTGGCCAGCATCATCATcatgagcctgagcctgagcctgtTGGGAAGACGGGCAAGACAGTAGTTGACAGAGTCTGTGTAAACATTCTCCATGGTGGGCGGTAGCGTCGTAGGTGCAGTGGAAGTAGTCCAGCTCGTCCAGCAAGTTCACGGCCTTCTCCGCCGAGTCCCTCATCATCTGCAGCAGCTGCTCCATGGCGTTGCCGCTGATTTGCTTGCCACTGGCCAATTCGAGCGTGGCCTTGACGAGGAGCAGCTCCATTTTGACTGCCTCGATGTTGCCCCCTAAGCTGCTGCTGGCAGCCCAGGCCTGCAGCACGCCATCGGCGACGCGGGCTAGCGCCTTGCCCACCACCCACTCCGCCGCGCCGAGGAGCGCATCCATCCCCAGGCGTGGCGCTCCTCGTTGGTAAGAGATGTGCGAGGATCTGCATCCAGGAACCAAGAGGGATTCCCTCGTTGGTAAGTGAAGCCGCAACCCGAAAATAGGGGGAAAATCAATTAATTGCTTGCCGCCGCCGGAAAATACGTACCTACCGGAGAGCAAACACGCGCGGGGCCGCCGGTGAGGAGTGCCTACCGGATCTCGCTCTAGGCCGCCGGAGAATTGTGGAAGGAAGCCTTACTTGAGATCTGAACACCTCGACCTCGCATCAATTAATTTAAATTTAATTAATAAATGTATCGGGTCTGCTGCATATGTTTATTTTACAAAGAGTAAAATGCACTGGTAGTCATTGAACTTGCGAAGAGCGCTCAGTTTGGTCACTATACTTAGAAATACGGCCAATACGGTCACCCAATACAACAAGACGTGTTTGTACGGTCACTGTTGCGCGTATGCCACCCGTCGCCGCTCGGTTTGACCACGTGTTGACCAATCCTTGACGCCAGCTGGCATTAGGCAGGCGGTAGCGTGGTGTTTTTGCAGAATCCCCCCTGGTTCGCTGGCATTAGCCCAAAACTCCTTGCTTGTTCGGCTTCGATCATaacgaggggaggaggaggagagcaggGGCAGAGGAGGCGGTCGTCGGCGGCAGCGCACCATCTCCGGCCATCGAGACTGTGGAAGGGCCGGAGTCGCCCTGGAGGTGCGCCGCATCGTGTCGCGGCGGTAGGGGCACCGCATCTCCTCAGGATGGCGCCTGTTCGTCGACCAGATGGAGCTCCTCCACCGTACTATGGTAAGCCCGACGTACATCCGCCATGATTGGTGCTTGCTGTCTCCGATTCCGCGATTTAGGGTTTCGCATTGTGCACATGGAGTTAGGAGGCCAATTTTGAACGGAACTTTTCACAACATTTAAGCTAGGGTTTGTACCTGACAAATTGGGGTTTTTCGGTGTATGGCTTTTGGCTGACAAATTGGGGGC is a window encoding:
- the LOC123039811 gene encoding uncharacterized protein isoform X2, translating into MDALLGAAEWVVGKALARVADGVLQAWAASSSLGGNIEAVKMELLLVKATLELASGKQISGNAMEQLLQMMRDSAEKAVNLLDELDYFHCTYDATAHHGECLHRLCQLLSCPSSQQAQAQAHDDDAGQSTLSGSPQIEHAEEAPRLMFDRVEFSRRSKDIVEQLQPVRMEVTKILQACDRRTVQDIAQIRPVITGQIMEPIDTYRKDDLVSNIIRDVTKVLAPLANGTLEAWGATNYLGLNIKALRMELLLVQATLETASHKQICGPAMEELLGNLRDSAHKAGNLIDELVYFRTQDELHGPSVAVDNHAKDGVHDLVPDVRRTTKSVGKLSCLPSGCMPKLGQFLSCSSSPHAHDDDSGKSPLSGSPQIEHAEEAPMLMFDRVDFSRRMKDIVEQLWPVRMEVTKILQSCHSKIVEHIAQRNPVITGQIMEPRLYRRDDLVSNIIHDVAKVLAPLSDGLLEAWDTTKNFDLNIKALRMELLLVQATLETASRKLIGGAAMEDLLGKLRDSAQNAGNLVDELDYFRIQDELHDTSDAANYHESVGKLACLPACCSAASPGKPGEVQDATAVCAYGRYPDSSEL